In one Oryzias latipes chromosome 13, ASM223467v1 genomic region, the following are encoded:
- the fut4 gene encoding alpha3-fucosyltransferase, translating into MGLWARWRTRGRSFIATPRAASRSGWPLWRKCCVCVLERTRSPACLLTVGVVLLLGVCIHLLPEQIAAQPSPTEEVSEVTLLIWNHPFGEYRQLPDCLELLHIKGCTLTDDARAYPYADAVLVHHREVATGETDLPAAPRPPQQKWIWMNYESPTHTYGLWQLEGVFNLTMSYRTDSDIFLPYGYLAPRGLQVPNAQPLSRSLRTTRSGRGLVSWVISNWSETHARVAFYYKLRRYIPIDVFGSAGRPLPKGSNSVVQLLRGYMFYLAMENSQHTDYITEKLWNAVAAGTVPVVLGPSRKNYERFLPPHAFIHVEDFPTARHLARYLLMLSRNPLQMKRHLSWRGDYSLHQPTFWEEHYCTACRAVRKRRGRTDEVADLTEWFLS; encoded by the coding sequence ATGGGACTGTGGGCTCGTTGGAGAACACGGGGCCGCTCTTTCATTGCAACTCCCAGAGCAGCCAGTCGCTCAGGTTGGCCCCTGTGGAGGAAATGCTGCGTCTGCGTCCTGGAACGGACGCGCTCCCCCGCGTGCCTGCTCACTGTCGGTGTGGTGCTCCTCCTGGGAGTCTGCATCCACCTCCTGCCGGAGCAGATCGCTGCGCAGCCGTCCCCCACAGAGGAGGTGAGCGAGGTGACGCTTCTGATCTGGAATCACCCGTTCGGGGAATATCGGCAGCTTCCGGATTGTCTGGAGCTGTTGCACATCAAGGGGTGCACGCTCACGGACGATGCGCGGGCGTATCCGTACGCCGACGCCGTGCTCGTCCATCACCGAGAGGTGGCCACAGGTGAGACGGATCTTCCAGCGGCGCCGCGGCCCCCTCAGCAGAAGTGGATCTGGATGAACTACGAGTCTCCCACGCACACGTACGGACTGTGGCAGCTCGAGGGCGTGTTTAACCTCACGATGAGCTACCGAACAGACTCTGACATCTTTTTGCCGTACGGCTATCTGGCCCCCAGGGGTCTACAGGTACCTAATGCGCAGCCGCTCTCCCGGTCTTTGCGCACCACCCGCTCCGGCCGCGGCCTAGTGTCATGGGTGATTAGCAACTGGTCGGAGACCCACGCACGCGTGGCTTTCTACTACAAACTTCGCCGGTATATCCCGATCGACGTGTTCGGCAGCGCAGGCCGGCCGCTGCCGAAAGGCTCCAACAGCGTGGTGCAGCTGCTGCGCGGCTACATGTTCTACCTGGCCATGGAAAACTCCCAGCACACCGATTACATCACGGAGAAGCTGTGGAACGCCGTGGCGGCCGGTACCGTCCCGGTGGTGCTGGGTCCGTCCAGGAAGAACTATGAACGCTTCCTGCCCCCGCATGCGTTCATCCACGTGGAGGACTTCCCCACAGCGCGGCACCTGGCCCGCTACCTGCTGATGCTCAGCCGCAACCCCCTCCAAATGAAGCGGCACCTGAGCTGGAGGGGGGATTACAGCCTGCACCAGCCGACCTTCTGGGAAGAACACTACTGTACTGCATGTAGGgcggtgaggaagaggagagggcGAACCGATGAGGTGGCAGACCTCACAGAATGGTTCCTCTCCTAA